A part of Molothrus aeneus isolate 106 chromosome 10, BPBGC_Maene_1.0, whole genome shotgun sequence genomic DNA contains:
- the GK5 gene encoding putative glycerol kinase 5 isoform X1: MPCGQPESGAAPARYVLGVDVGSTVVKCHVYDRAAAVRGSSHRKVESLYPRPGWVELDPEVLWSQFIGVIKEAVQAAGLHMRQIAGLGISTQRGTFITWHKRTGKPFHNFISWQDLRSAELVNSWNNSLLLKVIHVIFTVLHFLTGNDRYLAPSFLTFSTHQASMKLSWVFKNIHEAEEAAKKNNCCFGTVDTWLLYRLTKGSVYATDYSNASSTGIFEPFTKCWNPTLCNLLSIPLSIYPPVRDTSFNFGSTDSEIFGVPIPIMAVVADQQSAMFGECCFHPGDVKLTMGTGGFWNVNTGEHLFAARGSLYPLIGWKIGEEVVYLTEGSISDVGTAIKWALDIELVNNVDETAEMAQSTADSQGVCFIPGLQVSGDDPYSCASFMGLKPSTNRNHLVRAILESVAFRNKLLYDIIVKKVHIPLRTIRADGGVSNNSFVMQMTSDLINKKIEKPVNTEMSSLGAAFLAGLASGFWTDKKQLKKLRQIEAMFEPQKDSEEYRPAMDAWLQAMKHSPHR, translated from the exons ATGCCGTGCGGGCAGCCCGAGAGCGGGGCCGCCCCGGCGCGGTACGTGCTGGGGGTGGACGTGGGTAGCACGGTGGTGAAGTGCCACGTCTACGACCGGGCGGCCGCCGTCAGGGGTTCCAGCCACAGGAAG GTAGAATCACTTTATCCTCGTCCTGGATGGGTTGAATTAGATCCTGAAGTGCTATGGAGTCAATTTATTGGTGTAATAAAAGAGGCTGTACAAG ctGCAGGACTTCACATGAGGCAAATTGCTGGTCTTGGCATCTCCACCCAGAGAGGAACTTTCATTACATGGCACAA GAGGACAGGGAAACCCTTTCATAATTTCATAAGTTGGCAAGACTTAAGAAGTGCTGAACTTGTGAATTCCTGGAATAACTCCCTTCTGCTGAAG gTAATCCATGTTATTTTTACAGTGCTTCATTTCTTGACTGGGAATGATCGATATTTGGCACCCAGTTTTCTTACTTTCTCAACACATCAAGCTTCTATGAAGTTGTCatgggtttttaaaaacatacatGAG gctgaagAAGCTGccaaaaaaaacaactgctGCTTTGGAACGGTTGACACATGGTTACTGTATAGATTGACTAAAG GTTCTGTGTATGCTACAGATTACTCAAATGCCAGTTCCACAGGCATTTTTGAGCCCTTTACG aaatgttGGAATCCCACTTTGTGTAATCTACTTTCTATTCCATTGTCTATTTATCCACCAGTGAGAGACACAAG CTTCAACTTTGGATCAACTGACTCTGAAATATTTGGGGTACCTATTCCAATAATGGCAGTG GTAGCTGATCAGCAGTCAGCCATGTTTGGAGAATGCTGCTTTCACCCAGGAGATGTTAAACTGACAATGGGAACAGGTGGCTTCTGGAATGTCAATACTGGAGAGCATCTCTTTGCAGCACGGGGAA GTCTTTATCCACTGATCGGTTGGAAGATTGGGGAGGAAGTTGTTTATTTAACTGAAGGCTCCATATCGGATGTCGGCACTGCCATAAAATGGGCTCTGGATATAG AACTTGTCAACAATGTAGATGAAACAGCAGAAATGGCACAGAGTACTGCTGATTCTCAAGGTGTTTGTTTCATTCCAGGTTTGCAg GTTTCTGGGGATGACCCATATTCATGTGCCTCTTTCATGGGGCTGAAACCTTCCACTAACAGAAACCACCTTGTTCGAGCTATATTGGAATCTGTAGCTTTCAG gaacaaaCTGCTTTATGATATCATTGTGAAGAAGGTGCACATTCCTCTTCGAACTATTCG AGCTGATGGAGGTGTCAGTAATAATAGTTTTGTCATGCAGATGACATCagatttaattaataaaaaaatagaaaaacctGTGAACACGGAAATGTCTAGTCTTGGTGCAGCTTTTCTAGCAGGCCTTGCTTCAG GATTTTGGACAGACAAAAAACAACTAAAGAAGCTAAGGCAAATAGAAGCAATGTTTGAGCCCCAAAAGGATTCAGAGGAATACAGACCTGCTATGGATGCATGGCTGCAAGCAATGAAACACTCACCACACCGGTag
- the GK5 gene encoding putative glycerol kinase 5 isoform X2, giving the protein MRQIAGLGISTQRGTFITWHKRTGKPFHNFISWQDLRSAELVNSWNNSLLLKVIHVIFTVLHFLTGNDRYLAPSFLTFSTHQASMKLSWVFKNIHEAEEAAKKNNCCFGTVDTWLLYRLTKGSVYATDYSNASSTGIFEPFTKCWNPTLCNLLSIPLSIYPPVRDTSFNFGSTDSEIFGVPIPIMAVVADQQSAMFGECCFHPGDVKLTMGTGGFWNVNTGEHLFAARGSLYPLIGWKIGEEVVYLTEGSISDVGTAIKWALDIELVNNVDETAEMAQSTADSQGVCFIPGLQVSGDDPYSCASFMGLKPSTNRNHLVRAILESVAFRNKLLYDIIVKKVHIPLRTIRADGGVSNNSFVMQMTSDLINKKIEKPVNTEMSSLGAAFLAGLASGFWTDKKQLKKLRQIEAMFEPQKDSEEYRPAMDAWLQAMKHSPHR; this is encoded by the exons ATGAGGCAAATTGCTGGTCTTGGCATCTCCACCCAGAGAGGAACTTTCATTACATGGCACAA GAGGACAGGGAAACCCTTTCATAATTTCATAAGTTGGCAAGACTTAAGAAGTGCTGAACTTGTGAATTCCTGGAATAACTCCCTTCTGCTGAAG gTAATCCATGTTATTTTTACAGTGCTTCATTTCTTGACTGGGAATGATCGATATTTGGCACCCAGTTTTCTTACTTTCTCAACACATCAAGCTTCTATGAAGTTGTCatgggtttttaaaaacatacatGAG gctgaagAAGCTGccaaaaaaaacaactgctGCTTTGGAACGGTTGACACATGGTTACTGTATAGATTGACTAAAG GTTCTGTGTATGCTACAGATTACTCAAATGCCAGTTCCACAGGCATTTTTGAGCCCTTTACG aaatgttGGAATCCCACTTTGTGTAATCTACTTTCTATTCCATTGTCTATTTATCCACCAGTGAGAGACACAAG CTTCAACTTTGGATCAACTGACTCTGAAATATTTGGGGTACCTATTCCAATAATGGCAGTG GTAGCTGATCAGCAGTCAGCCATGTTTGGAGAATGCTGCTTTCACCCAGGAGATGTTAAACTGACAATGGGAACAGGTGGCTTCTGGAATGTCAATACTGGAGAGCATCTCTTTGCAGCACGGGGAA GTCTTTATCCACTGATCGGTTGGAAGATTGGGGAGGAAGTTGTTTATTTAACTGAAGGCTCCATATCGGATGTCGGCACTGCCATAAAATGGGCTCTGGATATAG AACTTGTCAACAATGTAGATGAAACAGCAGAAATGGCACAGAGTACTGCTGATTCTCAAGGTGTTTGTTTCATTCCAGGTTTGCAg GTTTCTGGGGATGACCCATATTCATGTGCCTCTTTCATGGGGCTGAAACCTTCCACTAACAGAAACCACCTTGTTCGAGCTATATTGGAATCTGTAGCTTTCAG gaacaaaCTGCTTTATGATATCATTGTGAAGAAGGTGCACATTCCTCTTCGAACTATTCG AGCTGATGGAGGTGTCAGTAATAATAGTTTTGTCATGCAGATGACATCagatttaattaataaaaaaatagaaaaacctGTGAACACGGAAATGTCTAGTCTTGGTGCAGCTTTTCTAGCAGGCCTTGCTTCAG GATTTTGGACAGACAAAAAACAACTAAAGAAGCTAAGGCAAATAGAAGCAATGTTTGAGCCCCAAAAGGATTCAGAGGAATACAGACCTGCTATGGATGCATGGCTGCAAGCAATGAAACACTCACCACACCGGTag